A DNA window from Candidatus Eisenbacteria bacterium contains the following coding sequences:
- a CDS encoding 2-phosphosulfolactate phosphatase produces MRVLLTPRAETRAASAAAANEAAVVIDVLRATTTLTVALGHGASAVHPAATPEEAFRKRSLMPQALLCGEREGRRIEGFDLGNSPFEYPVTAVSGRPLIFASTNGSLAMIAAANARRRLLAAFVNLHAVAERVASEPRVVIVCAGKLGGFALEDAACAGLLVERLVARGAKPEGPAAALARRLAPRDSAETKALVQGAAHGRYLRALGPEFARDVEFCGDLDALDDAFEI; encoded by the coding sequence GTGCGTGTCCTGTTGACGCCGCGCGCGGAGACGCGCGCGGCATCGGCAGCCGCCGCGAACGAAGCCGCCGTGGTGATCGACGTGCTGCGCGCCACCACCACGCTGACGGTGGCCCTCGGTCATGGCGCCTCTGCCGTGCATCCAGCCGCGACTCCCGAAGAGGCCTTTCGCAAGCGCAGTCTCATGCCCCAGGCGCTGCTCTGCGGCGAGCGGGAGGGACGGCGCATCGAGGGATTCGATCTCGGCAACTCACCGTTCGAGTACCCGGTGACGGCGGTGTCCGGCCGTCCGCTGATCTTCGCCTCGACCAACGGCTCGCTCGCGATGATCGCGGCGGCGAACGCGCGGCGGCGGCTGCTCGCCGCGTTCGTCAATCTCCACGCCGTGGCCGAGCGCGTGGCGTCCGAGCCTCGAGTCGTCATCGTGTGCGCGGGCAAGCTTGGAGGATTCGCGCTCGAAGACGCCGCCTGCGCCGGACTCCTGGTGGAGCGCCTCGTCGCGCGGGGAGCGAAGCCCGAGGGGCCGGCGGCCGCGCTCGCGCGCCGGCTGGCGCCGCGCGATTCCGCCGAGACCAAGGCCCTCGTCCAGGGCGCCGCGCACGGCCGCTACCTTCGCGCTCTGGGCCCCGAATTCGCGCGGGACGTCGAGTTCTGCGGCGACCTCGACGCGCTGGACGATGCCTTCGAGATCTAG
- a CDS encoding M56 family metallopeptidase, with the protein MNAWPWIETLGRASLEGAILIAVVWIVTRAWSGLPAWTRASLWWMASARLLIGLLPLAQLEVRTPALPVTAVWWPSAVAAPVASAPAPESSPVSALLGEPVTTEADRAVAGPAPPPPPARPWNPQPLLLALFGVWVAGVLVRAMGLLRQGLRVSRMVWGARPLNGVLCEALAPDTTIRFAASSDAPVPMVTGLWRPVVLLPEAMLRNPGKDLRLAVAHELAHVRRGDLWLAWVPALAETLFWFHPLVWRSVREYVEASEQACDAEALRITGASPYDYGRLLVAFGVHRRLTGATAMPCGSPSKGQLERRLSRLKHVSPLSPRLRRAAFAVIAGFALVGLAPLRLVPTSSASTDRLSRDDEALVRTSAIADEERNADQDWDRWDWDEWDPPTPPTPPTPPTPPTPPTPPTPPTPPTPPTPPIPPTPPTPPVPFRYSGSGYAYRDGDHGRDQYAYVLVKGAERNFSGSGGSADWKEVNRLSKQRKGDFLWVRVGDKRYLIEDKSLLSRVEDAFAPQQAIGGRQSELGEVQSMIGEQQSLIGEQQSKVGEKQSEIGQKQAELAEAMAGRPDRSEFERLQEDLADQMEMLSREQQKLSRRMEPLSRRQQELGEQMTLLGRDMERASRQAQRQVRSLVDQAIRSGIAKPLL; encoded by the coding sequence ATGAACGCCTGGCCCTGGATCGAAACGCTGGGTCGCGCCTCGCTCGAAGGCGCGATCCTGATCGCGGTGGTGTGGATCGTGACGCGCGCGTGGTCGGGTCTGCCGGCGTGGACGCGCGCCAGCCTGTGGTGGATGGCGAGCGCCCGCCTGCTGATCGGCCTCCTGCCGCTCGCGCAGCTCGAGGTGCGGACGCCGGCGCTGCCGGTCACCGCCGTGTGGTGGCCCTCGGCCGTGGCGGCACCGGTCGCTTCGGCCCCCGCGCCGGAATCGTCGCCCGTGAGCGCGTTGCTGGGCGAGCCGGTGACCACCGAGGCGGACCGCGCGGTGGCTGGTCCGGCGCCGCCGCCTCCTCCCGCCCGGCCCTGGAATCCTCAGCCGCTGCTGCTGGCCCTCTTCGGAGTCTGGGTCGCCGGAGTCCTGGTGCGAGCGATGGGGCTCTTGCGTCAGGGCCTCCGCGTGAGCCGGATGGTGTGGGGCGCCCGGCCGCTGAATGGCGTGTTGTGCGAGGCGCTTGCGCCTGACACCACGATCCGCTTCGCCGCCAGCAGCGACGCTCCGGTGCCGATGGTGACCGGCCTCTGGAGGCCGGTGGTGCTCCTCCCCGAGGCGATGCTCCGCAATCCGGGCAAGGACCTGCGACTCGCCGTCGCTCACGAGCTGGCCCACGTGCGCCGCGGCGACCTGTGGCTCGCGTGGGTGCCGGCCCTGGCCGAGACGCTGTTCTGGTTCCATCCGCTGGTCTGGCGCAGCGTCCGCGAGTATGTCGAGGCGAGCGAGCAAGCGTGCGACGCCGAAGCGCTGCGCATCACGGGTGCGAGCCCGTACGACTATGGCCGGCTGCTCGTCGCGTTCGGCGTGCATCGCCGCCTGACGGGCGCCACGGCCATGCCGTGCGGATCACCCAGCAAAGGCCAGCTCGAGCGAAGGCTCTCGCGGCTCAAGCACGTCTCGCCGCTGTCCCCGCGCCTGCGCCGCGCCGCGTTCGCCGTGATCGCCGGCTTTGCGCTCGTCGGCCTGGCCCCGTTGCGCCTGGTGCCGACGTCCTCCGCCTCCACGGACCGGCTGTCCCGTGACGACGAAGCGCTCGTCCGCACGAGCGCCATTGCGGACGAAGAGAGAAACGCCGATCAGGATTGGGATCGCTGGGACTGGGACGAATGGGATCCGCCCACGCCGCCCACGCCACCCACACCGCCGACTCCACCCACTCCGCCCACACCGCCGACTCCGCCCACACCACCCACGCCGCCCACACCGCCCATTCCGCCCACACCGCCCACACCGCCGGTCCCGTTTCGCTACTCCGGCTCGGGATACGCCTACCGCGACGGCGATCACGGCAGGGACCAGTACGCGTACGTCCTGGTGAAGGGGGCCGAGCGCAACTTTTCGGGCTCGGGGGGCAGCGCGGACTGGAAGGAAGTCAATCGTCTGAGCAAGCAGCGCAAAGGCGACTTCCTGTGGGTGCGTGTTGGAGACAAGCGCTACCTCATCGAGGACAAGTCGCTTCTCTCGAGGGTCGAAGATGCTTTCGCTCCCCAGCAGGCGATCGGTGGGCGTCAGAGTGAGCTGGGCGAGGTCCAGTCGATGATCGGGGAGCAGCAGAGCCTGATCGGCGAGCAGCAGTCCAAGGTCGGCGAGAAGCAGTCCGAGATTGGACAAAAGCAAGCCGAGCTGGCGGAAGCGATGGCCGGCAGACCGGATCGCTCGGAGTTCGAGCGCCTCCAGGAAGACCTCGCGGACCAGATGGAGATGCTGAGCCGGGAGCAGCAGAAGCTGTCGAGAAGGATGGAGCCGCTCAGCCGCCGGCAGCAGGAGCTGGGAGAGCAGATGACGCTGCTGGGCCGCGACATGGAGCGCGCCTCGCGCCAGGCTCAGAGGCAGGTGCGGAGCCTGGTCGATCAGGCGATCCGAAGCGGAATCGCCAAACCACTGCTCTGA
- a CDS encoding type IV pilus twitching motility protein PilT codes for MNIRSVLEKMIAARASDLHIKIGTPPVVRVDGVLYTLDETPPNADDLRSVVSQLLNEEQRLFFSTHHEIDFAFGVAGLARFRANVFMQRGSPALALRHVPVDVPTIEDLGLPALVRELAFAPRGLILVTGRTGSGKSTTLAAMIDALNRVTTRNVITVEDPIEFLHRDRMSFIHQREVGLDTRSFHEGLRYVLRQDPDIILVGEIRDLETMSTALMAADTGHLVLSTLHTTDVVQTLQRVISFYPPHQHDEIRMSIASNLRAVLCQRLIPRRDGAGRAPAVEVMINTPTIREFLLSPEKMPLIHSAVAEGVTQYGMQTFDQSVMGLLKDGVITEEEAIKNCNNPNELALKLKGISATSDRLWQPVEAAKDAESGAPSGGGKPSWMTKL; via the coding sequence ATGAACATCCGCAGCGTGCTGGAGAAGATGATCGCCGCGCGCGCCAGCGATCTCCACATCAAGATCGGAACGCCCCCGGTCGTGCGCGTCGACGGCGTGCTCTACACGCTCGACGAGACGCCGCCCAACGCCGACGACCTGCGCTCGGTGGTGTCGCAGCTCCTCAACGAGGAGCAGCGCCTGTTCTTCTCGACCCACCACGAGATCGACTTCGCCTTCGGCGTCGCGGGCCTGGCGCGCTTCCGCGCCAACGTCTTCATGCAGCGCGGGTCTCCGGCCCTGGCGCTGCGCCACGTTCCCGTGGACGTGCCGACCATCGAAGACCTCGGTCTCCCGGCGCTGGTGCGCGAGCTGGCCTTCGCCCCGCGCGGCCTGATCCTGGTGACCGGCCGAACCGGCTCGGGCAAGTCCACCACGCTGGCAGCGATGATCGACGCGCTGAACCGTGTGACCACGCGAAACGTGATCACGGTGGAGGATCCGATCGAGTTCCTCCACCGCGACCGGATGTCGTTCATCCATCAGCGCGAAGTGGGGCTCGACACCCGCTCGTTCCACGAGGGCCTGCGCTACGTGCTGCGCCAGGACCCCGACATCATCCTGGTCGGCGAGATCCGCGATCTCGAGACGATGAGCACCGCGCTCATGGCGGCCGACACCGGGCACCTGGTGCTGTCGACGCTTCATACCACCGACGTCGTGCAGACGCTGCAGCGCGTGATCTCGTTCTATCCGCCGCACCAGCACGACGAGATCCGCATGTCGATCGCCTCCAACCTGCGTGCGGTGCTCTGCCAGCGCCTGATTCCGCGGCGCGACGGGGCGGGCCGCGCGCCCGCGGTCGAGGTCATGATCAACACCCCGACCATTCGCGAGTTCCTGCTGAGCCCGGAGAAGATGCCGCTGATCCACTCGGCGGTGGCCGAGGGCGTCACGCAGTACGGCATGCAGACCTTCGACCAGTCGGTCATGGGCCTGCTGAAGGACGGCGTGATCACGGAGGAAGAGGCGATCAAGAACTGCAACAATCCGAACGAGCTCGCGCTCAAGCTCAAGGGGATCTCGGCCACCTCGGACCGGCTGTGGCAGCCGGTCGAAGCCGCGAAGGACGCCGAGAGCGGCGCGCCTTCGGGCGGCGGCAAGCCCAGCTGGATGACCAAGCTGTAG
- the aroQ gene encoding type II 3-dehydroquinate dehydratase: MHRILVLHGPNLDALGTREPDLYGRDSLDDINRRIQKLASELGCEAQCIQSQQEGVLIDELHRARGRCDAVILNAGGLTHTSVALRDAIKAAGVPVVEVHLTNPAAREPFRQVSLTAGAAAGVVQGFGALSYELALRGLASRWTA, translated from the coding sequence ATGCATCGCATCCTGGTCCTTCATGGTCCGAACCTCGACGCGTTGGGTACACGCGAGCCGGACCTCTACGGACGCGACTCCCTGGACGACATCAACCGACGCATTCAGAAACTGGCCTCCGAGCTCGGCTGCGAGGCGCAGTGTATCCAGAGCCAGCAGGAGGGGGTCCTGATCGACGAGCTGCATCGCGCGCGCGGCCGCTGTGACGCGGTCATCTTGAACGCCGGCGGTCTCACCCATACCAGCGTGGCGCTGCGCGACGCGATCAAGGCCGCGGGCGTCCCCGTGGTGGAGGTGCATCTCACCAATCCCGCCGCGCGCGAGCCGTTCCGCCAGGTCTCGCTGACCGCGGGGGCCGCGGCCGGCGTCGTCCAGGGTTTCGGCGCCTTGAGCTACGAGCTGGCGCTGCGAGGGCTGGCGAGTCGGTGGACGGCATGA
- the accC gene encoding acetyl-CoA carboxylase biotin carboxylase subunit produces MFKKVLIANRGEIALRVIRACRELNISTVAVFSEADRDSLHVRLADESVCIGPPPASQSYNHVARLISAAEVTGVDAIHPGYGFLSENAHFAEVCASCNFVFIGPTPDMIRSMGDKAEARRSMTAAGLPVVPGSEGTLPDIDAALEVARGIGFPVIIKATAGGGGRGMRVAFDEKQLRAGFGIAQAEAGAAFNNNAVYVEKFITKPRHIEFQILGDAHGNLIHLGERECSVQRNHQKLIEESPSPFLSDARRREVGELAVRGARSIGYLNAGTMEFLFDADGSFYFMEMNTRVQVEHPVTEEVTGIDIVKEQIRIAAGEALTLTQDEVEWRGHAIECRINAEDHEHNFRPSPGKITYWYKPGGPGLRIDSHVYAGYTVPPHYDSMIGKLIAYGKDRAEAMRRMQIGLEEMIVEGIQTTIPFHLKALRDPRFQAGDLDTHFVEALLKGEPQGAAR; encoded by the coding sequence ATGTTCAAGAAAGTCCTGATCGCCAACCGCGGCGAGATTGCGCTGCGTGTCATTCGCGCCTGTCGCGAGCTCAACATCTCCACCGTCGCGGTGTTCAGCGAAGCCGATCGCGACAGCCTCCACGTGCGTCTCGCCGACGAGTCGGTGTGCATCGGCCCGCCGCCGGCCTCGCAGTCGTACAACCACGTCGCCCGTCTGATCTCCGCCGCGGAAGTGACCGGCGTCGATGCCATCCATCCCGGCTATGGCTTCCTGTCCGAGAACGCGCACTTCGCCGAGGTCTGCGCGTCGTGCAACTTCGTCTTCATCGGTCCCACCCCGGACATGATCCGCTCCATGGGCGACAAGGCCGAGGCGCGGCGCAGCATGACGGCTGCCGGCCTGCCGGTGGTCCCGGGCAGCGAAGGGACGTTGCCCGACATCGACGCCGCGCTGGAAGTGGCCAGGGGGATCGGCTTTCCGGTCATCATCAAGGCCACCGCCGGCGGTGGCGGCCGGGGCATGCGGGTGGCGTTCGACGAGAAGCAGCTGCGCGCCGGCTTCGGGATCGCCCAGGCCGAGGCGGGAGCCGCGTTCAACAACAACGCCGTCTACGTCGAGAAGTTCATCACCAAGCCCCGCCACATCGAGTTCCAGATCCTCGGCGACGCCCACGGCAACCTCATCCATCTCGGCGAGCGCGAGTGCTCGGTGCAGCGCAACCACCAGAAGCTGATCGAGGAATCGCCGAGCCCCTTCCTCTCCGACGCGCGGCGCCGGGAGGTCGGCGAGCTGGCGGTGCGTGGCGCGCGCTCGATCGGCTACCTCAACGCCGGCACGATGGAGTTCCTGTTCGACGCCGACGGCTCCTTCTACTTCATGGAGATGAACACCCGCGTCCAGGTCGAGCACCCGGTCACCGAGGAGGTCACCGGAATCGACATCGTCAAGGAGCAGATCCGGATCGCGGCGGGAGAGGCGCTCACGCTCACGCAGGACGAAGTCGAATGGCGCGGTCACGCCATCGAGTGCCGGATCAACGCGGAGGATCACGAGCACAACTTTCGCCCGAGTCCCGGCAAGATCACCTATTGGTACAAGCCCGGCGGTCCCGGCCTCCGGATCGACAGCCACGTCTATGCGGGCTACACGGTGCCGCCCCACTACGACTCGATGATCGGCAAGCTGATCGCCTATGGGAAGGACCGAGCCGAGGCCATGCGCCGCATGCAGATCGGCCTCGAGGAGATGATCGTCGAGGGCATCCAGACGACCATCCCCTTCCATTTGAAGGCTCTGCGCGACCCGCGCTTCCAGGCCGGCGACCTCGACACCCACTTCGTCGAGGCGTTGCTGAAGGGCGAGCCACAGGGCGCCGCCCGCTAG
- the aroB gene encoding 3-dehydroquinate synthase: protein MPRELLVRYPPSPAHSRILIARGALDRLGFRTRRDTGARRAALVTDARVGRLYGARATASLEAAGISVSRIVVPNREAAKSARQLTRLWDRFAREGLSRRDAVVALGGGAVSDLAGFAAASWLRGVPWICVPTTLLAQVDASVGGKTGVNLTAGKNLAGAFHQPSLVVADVATLATLPARQIRAGLAEVAKMGMATDAALFRWVERHAAALRRGDPRALEGAVRRAVRAKVRVVRRDVFEREGGARTSLNYGHTLGHAIEAAVGYRGILHGEAVAIGMRAAALLSERLAGLPSRARQRQDALLDTLGLPRRMPPASLARLLRAMSRDKKGARGRVRWVLTPRMGHASVPRPIASRLVREIALRFGARA, encoded by the coding sequence GTGCCTCGCGAGCTCCTGGTCCGCTATCCGCCATCGCCCGCGCACTCGAGGATCCTCATCGCGCGTGGCGCCCTCGATCGCCTCGGATTTCGCACCCGCCGCGACACCGGCGCGCGCCGGGCCGCGCTGGTGACCGATGCGCGCGTGGGCCGGCTCTACGGCGCTCGCGCCACCGCCTCGCTCGAGGCCGCGGGAATCTCGGTGTCGCGCATCGTCGTCCCGAACCGCGAAGCGGCGAAGTCCGCGCGGCAGCTCACGCGTCTGTGGGATCGGTTCGCTCGTGAAGGTCTCTCGCGGCGCGACGCGGTGGTGGCGCTCGGCGGCGGCGCGGTCTCGGATCTGGCCGGGTTCGCGGCGGCGTCATGGCTGCGCGGGGTTCCCTGGATCTGCGTGCCCACCACGCTGCTCGCCCAGGTCGACGCCAGCGTCGGTGGCAAGACCGGCGTCAACCTGACCGCGGGGAAGAATCTGGCGGGCGCCTTCCATCAGCCATCCCTGGTGGTCGCCGACGTCGCCACGCTGGCGACGCTGCCCGCCCGGCAGATCCGCGCCGGGCTCGCCGAAGTGGCGAAGATGGGCATGGCGACCGACGCCGCGCTGTTCCGATGGGTCGAGCGCCATGCCGCCGCCCTGCGCCGCGGTGACCCGCGAGCCCTCGAAGGCGCGGTGCGTCGCGCGGTGCGGGCCAAGGTGCGTGTCGTGCGGCGCGACGTCTTCGAGCGCGAAGGCGGCGCGCGCACCTCGCTCAACTACGGTCACACCCTCGGACACGCGATCGAGGCGGCGGTCGGCTACCGCGGCATCCTGCACGGCGAGGCGGTGGCGATCGGCATGCGGGCGGCGGCCCTGCTCTCGGAGCGCCTCGCCGGGCTGCCCTCGCGCGCGCGGCAGAGGCAGGACGCCCTGCTCGACACGCTGGGCCTTCCGCGCCGCATGCCGCCCGCGTCGCTCGCGCGCCTGCTGCGGGCGATGTCGCGTGACAAGAAAGGCGCGCGCGGTCGCGTTCGCTGGGTGTTGACCCCCCGCATGGGCCATGCTAGCGTGCCGCGTCCAATCGCCTCACGCCTCGTGCGGGAGATCGCTCTTCGGTTCGGGGCTCGGGCATGA
- the lptG gene encoding LPS export ABC transporter permease LptG codes for MRTLDRYLLREFSMYLALGLMGFITIFIVVDVFEKIDVFLDHHAPFDLVFRFYVYRVPEVVVRVLPVALLMATFLALGQLNKFGELTAMRAAGLSLVRILAPIFGLATVGVIVALAISEVLVPTANQQRDRIYDEQIQKIQRDEVRERADVTYLGAGGRIFYMRLYLVGERRMHEVSLQEFTKGNLRRRIDAAEATWDGKQWVFSSGYLRTFEDGKEKVEPFTRMSVKGLPERPEDFAKETRQPDEMSYPELRSYVERLRASGSRVSNYLVDLHLKLAFPLVNLIVVMIGAAIATRLRLQSNALGFGLSVTISFLYYAFMRTGQALGHNGALPPYLAAWLGDLVFGTVGLTMMIQAQRR; via the coding sequence GTGAGGACACTGGATCGCTACCTGCTCCGCGAATTCTCGATGTACCTGGCGCTCGGACTGATGGGGTTCATCACGATCTTCATCGTGGTGGACGTGTTCGAGAAGATCGACGTCTTCCTCGACCATCACGCTCCGTTCGACCTGGTGTTCCGCTTCTACGTCTACCGCGTGCCCGAAGTCGTCGTGCGCGTGCTGCCCGTGGCGCTCCTCATGGCCACCTTCCTGGCGCTCGGGCAGCTCAACAAGTTCGGCGAGCTGACCGCGATGCGGGCCGCCGGGCTCTCGCTGGTGCGCATCCTGGCGCCGATCTTCGGGCTCGCCACCGTGGGCGTGATCGTCGCGCTCGCGATCAGCGAGGTCCTGGTGCCGACCGCGAACCAGCAGCGCGACCGCATCTACGACGAGCAGATCCAGAAGATTCAGCGCGACGAGGTCAGGGAGCGCGCGGACGTGACCTACCTGGGCGCGGGAGGCCGCATCTTCTACATGCGGCTCTACCTGGTGGGTGAGCGGCGCATGCACGAAGTGTCGCTGCAGGAGTTCACGAAGGGCAATCTGCGGCGCCGGATCGACGCCGCCGAGGCGACGTGGGACGGCAAGCAATGGGTGTTCAGCTCCGGATACCTGCGGACCTTCGAAGACGGCAAGGAGAAGGTCGAGCCTTTCACCCGGATGTCGGTGAAAGGCCTGCCCGAGCGGCCCGAGGACTTCGCCAAGGAGACGAGGCAGCCCGATGAGATGAGCTATCCGGAGCTCAGGAGCTACGTGGAACGCCTGCGCGCGAGCGGCAGCCGGGTATCGAACTATCTCGTGGACCTGCACCTCAAGCTGGCGTTTCCGCTGGTCAATCTGATCGTGGTGATGATTGGAGCGGCGATCGCCACGCGTCTTCGCCTGCAGAGCAACGCGCTCGGGTTCGGGCTCTCGGTGACGATCTCGTTCCTCTACTACGCCTTCATGCGCACCGGCCAGGCATTGGGGCACAACGGCGCCCTTCCTCCCTACCTCGCCGCATGGCTCGGCGACCTCGTGTTCGGGACTGTCGGCCTAACCATGATGATCCAGGCCCAGCGCCGCTAG
- a CDS encoding BlaI/MecI/CopY family transcriptional regulator, which translates to MSKAPPGTQELQLLRHIARGGPASVGQVAESFGASQNLARSTVLTMMERLRAKGYLTRRRVKGVFVYATSSRDEDLLRDAVGRFVQRALEGSVSPFAAYLAERSQVSESELLDLERALERLRSKRGGTSR; encoded by the coding sequence ATGAGCAAAGCACCCCCGGGAACACAGGAGCTTCAACTGCTGCGCCACATCGCCCGCGGCGGCCCCGCCAGCGTCGGCCAGGTGGCGGAGTCTTTCGGAGCGTCGCAGAATCTCGCCCGCTCCACCGTGCTCACCATGATGGAGCGGCTGCGGGCCAAGGGCTACCTCACCCGTCGCCGGGTCAAAGGCGTCTTCGTATACGCAACGTCGTCGCGAGACGAAGACCTGCTGCGCGATGCGGTCGGCCGCTTCGTCCAGCGCGCGCTCGAAGGCTCGGTGTCGCCTTTCGCCGCATATCTCGCCGAGCGCTCGCAGGTGAGCGAGTCGGAGCTTCTGGACCTGGAGCGGGCCCTGGAACGCCTGCGCTCCAAGCGAGGAGGGACGAGCCGATGA
- the accB gene encoding acetyl-CoA carboxylase biotin carboxyl carrier protein: MKNRKPKKGASVKSNAKSADNAGGVRPAGFELAELRQLIRLVQRTGIGELEVSSGGRTVRISAHGTASAVIASPQAASASAPASAAAAPAKTPETTEHLKAITSPMVGTFYRAPAPDADPYVEVGTSVEVGQTVCIIEAMKLMNEIESEVKGRIVHILVENAQPVEFGQKLFLVEPV, translated from the coding sequence ATGAAGAACCGCAAGCCGAAGAAGGGCGCGAGCGTGAAGTCGAACGCCAAATCGGCCGATAACGCCGGCGGGGTGCGACCCGCCGGCTTCGAGCTCGCCGAGCTTCGGCAGCTGATCCGGCTGGTGCAACGCACCGGGATCGGCGAGCTCGAGGTTTCCTCGGGAGGGCGGACGGTGCGCATCAGCGCGCACGGCACGGCCTCCGCGGTCATCGCGAGCCCTCAGGCCGCGAGCGCCTCGGCGCCCGCATCCGCCGCGGCTGCACCGGCGAAGACGCCGGAGACGACGGAACACCTGAAGGCGATCACGTCTCCGATGGTGGGGACGTTCTATCGGGCGCCGGCTCCGGATGCGGACCCCTACGTCGAAGTGGGGACGAGCGTCGAAGTCGGGCAGACGGTCTGCATCATCGAAGCCATGAAGCTGATGAACGAGATCGAGTCCGAGGTCAAGGGACGTATCGTCCACATCCTGGTCGAGAACGCCCAGCCCGTGGAGTTCGGACAGAAGCTCTTCCTGGTCGAGCCGGTCTGA
- a CDS encoding LptF/LptG family permease, whose protein sequence is MRLLRSYILRLHLVPFLLGFGVVTFILVMDVLFDYLDLVVNRGVGVGVVLQLYILSLGYIVALSVPCAVLVATLMTFGRLSQDNEITALRASGVHLGSVLVGPLVAALVLTGGLTAFNNYVLPESNHAFMNLLIDIGRMRPTVKLQEGTFITDFPGYNLLVQSVNGRTNEMRGLTIYQLNPGGPPTTILAKSGTLSYTPDGRTAVLRLKDGEIHEVPMEEGGARRYRRLTFKTHVINVLGAGAILERSARMARSDRELSAAALMAQRQDERDRYRNAMEIRRKQYQGRHLTKEVEAMLEFQDLPWATRMSQTLERLRAGPEAMQRFTNEHPIEAGELNIWLLQKNAYEKRIASLAVEIHKKFSLPAACLVFVLIGAPIGMRVRRGGPAVAFLSVAFFLFYWLCLIGGEELAHRLMIPAWLAMWLPNFLLGGLGLQWTLEACDVQMPWKRGRRTTGRRMARGERRAVA, encoded by the coding sequence GTGCGTCTGCTCCGTTCCTACATCCTCAGGCTGCACTTGGTTCCGTTCCTCCTCGGCTTCGGGGTGGTCACGTTCATCCTCGTGATGGACGTGCTGTTCGACTACCTGGACCTGGTGGTCAACCGAGGAGTCGGGGTCGGCGTGGTCCTGCAGCTCTATATCCTCTCCCTGGGCTACATCGTGGCCCTCTCCGTCCCCTGCGCGGTGCTGGTCGCCACGCTCATGACCTTCGGCAGGCTCTCGCAGGACAACGAGATCACCGCCTTGAGAGCCAGCGGGGTCCACCTCGGGAGCGTCCTGGTCGGCCCCCTGGTCGCGGCCCTGGTCCTGACCGGCGGACTGACCGCGTTCAACAACTACGTCCTGCCCGAGAGCAACCACGCCTTCATGAACCTGCTCATCGATATCGGCCGCATGCGGCCCACGGTGAAGCTTCAGGAGGGGACCTTCATCACCGACTTCCCGGGGTACAACCTGTTGGTGCAGTCGGTGAACGGGCGCACCAACGAGATGCGCGGGCTCACCATCTACCAGCTCAACCCCGGGGGGCCTCCCACCACGATCCTGGCCAAGAGTGGAACGCTGTCCTACACGCCCGATGGCCGGACCGCGGTGCTGCGGCTCAAGGACGGAGAGATCCACGAGGTGCCGATGGAGGAAGGCGGGGCGCGGCGCTATCGGCGGCTGACGTTCAAGACGCACGTGATCAACGTCCTGGGCGCCGGCGCGATCCTCGAGCGCTCGGCCCGCATGGCGCGCAGCGACCGCGAGCTCTCCGCCGCGGCCTTGATGGCGCAGCGGCAGGACGAGCGCGACCGCTACCGCAACGCGATGGAGATTCGCCGCAAGCAGTACCAGGGGCGCCACCTGACCAAAGAGGTCGAGGCGATGCTCGAGTTCCAGGACCTTCCGTGGGCCACCCGCATGAGCCAGACGCTCGAGCGCCTGCGCGCCGGTCCGGAAGCCATGCAGCGTTTCACGAACGAGCACCCGATCGAAGCCGGCGAGCTGAACATCTGGCTGCTCCAGAAGAACGCCTACGAGAAACGCATTGCCAGCCTCGCGGTCGAGATCCACAAGAAGTTCTCGCTGCCGGCCGCCTGTCTCGTCTTCGTGCTGATCGGAGCGCCGATCGGCATGCGCGTGCGCCGCGGCGGTCCGGCCGTGGCGTTCCTCTCGGTCGCGTTCTTCCTGTTCTACTGGCTGTGCCTGATCGGCGGCGAGGAGCTCGCGCACCGGCTGATGATCCCGGCGTGGCTGGCGATGTGGCTCCCGAACTTCCTGCTCGGCGGGCTCGGGCTCCAGTGGACGCTCGAGGCCTGCGACGTCCAGATGCCGTGGAAGCGCGGCCGCCGGACGACCGGCCGGCGGATGGCGCGTGGTGAGCGACGGGCCGTGGCGTGA